The following DNA comes from Candidatus Bathyarchaeota archaeon.
CCATAGAAACCTGTAAGGTCCATACAATCACCAAGGCATCTCCATATCTTCTTTAGTTGGATGAGCTGCATATGCAGCAGCAATTTTTAATAGTTATTATGTTTCTTTTATGGATTATTCTTGGAAGGGGTTTGTTTGGCGGTGATTCTTGATGTATGTGAGGTTAAAAAGAGTTATCGCATTGGTAAGGTTACCGTTCAAGCTTTGAGAGGCGTCAGTTTCTGTGTTGGGGAGGGCGAGTTTCTGGCCGTTTTAGGCCCTTCTGGCAGTGGGAAATCTACTCTTTTGCATCTTATTGGATGTTTGGATCGGCCTGATGATGGAGAAATTATAATTGAGGGGAGAAACGTCCTTAAACTAAGTGATGACGAATTAGCCGACCTTCGCCTCAAAAAGATAGGTTTTGTTTTTCAGTTTTTCAACTTGCTGCCTAGATTAACAGCTTTCGAGAATGTTAAACTGCCACTGGTGCTGGCTGGAGCCTCCGAAAAGGAGTCTTATGAGAAAGCTAAAGAACTTTTGGAACTGGTGGGGCTTGGAGAACGTCTAAATCATAGGCCTTCAGAGTTGAGTGGTGGAGAACAGCAAAGGGTGGCCATCGCC
Coding sequences within:
- a CDS encoding ABC transporter ATP-binding protein; translated protein: MLDVCEVKKSYRIGKVTVQALRGVSFCVGEGEFLAVLGPSGSGKSTLLHLIGCLDRPDDGEIIIEGRNVLKLSDDELADLRLKKIGFVFQFFNLLPRLTAFENVKLPLVLAGASEKESYEKAKELLELVGLGERLNHRPSELSGGEQQRVAIARALVNNPKLVLADEPTGNLDTKSGWEIVNLMRRLNEEMKQTFIVVTHDPQIAEVADRIIYLRDGLIEGVKSVLR